The Pungitius pungitius chromosome 10, fPunPun2.1, whole genome shotgun sequence genome has a window encoding:
- the zeb2a gene encoding zinc finger E-box-binding homeobox 2a isoform X1: MTTHRPTRDQPQVSDSAGNRKFKCNECGKAFKYKHHLKEHLRIHSGEKPYECSNCKKRFSHSGSYSSHISSKKCIGLIAVNGRVRNGNKPGSSPNSTASSPGSPAFAQLRHKLENGHLLSHPDQQGQLDLKAEPMDFSEYRLLMAAQHGFGGSGIYLSSRGESPVGIHGSSQSPLHHLGGLGLDLPQLGLSGSFANNFSEVQKVLQIVDNTVCRQKVDGNPEEISKLRAYMKELGAQMEEQKLAQASFQAVGNGSPTKSIIDYTLEKVNEAKSLIDDSKRQTDIKKERFNHSTDHSGEEKSHNDQNQFLPFSCQYCMETFAGPIPLHQHERYLCKMNEEIKAVLQPTDGREAAPSTNERANSPLNHFKEHVSVLKAYFAMNTDPNSEELLKISIAVGLPPEFVKEWFIQWKSQNHYGASLRKKSPPPLSSSLDINHSLSRTPKSIQTADSHQGFANGGASHRLTKAIKLTANRQTTADKPLNPLDHLRSNTPSPLNLSSASSKKSQSSCYTPNILASEESHKDSPLDLSLPKHMAQKLMAVRENQHRPNGFRIERDGGEQVSRPMDLIHIKKEVLYSDGGGNSIQHMEKSTSPIFGINPFSGGHVYTSLPPHGAFPPPTFMSAPRASIPGLRPYPGLDPISFLPHMAYTYANEAATCVEMQQRRKYERKQHFQGELLDATADYLSGLDDLTDSESLLCRKKMKKTESGMYACDLCDKTFQKTSSLLRHKYEHTGKRPHQCQICKKAFKHKHHLIEHSRLHSGEKPYQCDKCGKRFSHSGSYSQHMNHRYSYCKREAEEREAAEREARDKGGQEGGLQVEPTELPLKSAFLQGLGPLGYSDPEDLQEDSGTILRDGSEDEEREEREDKKMYKEVTDRREAGFTEEEEVEEEGDSRRDKGKDRIQLMEQSSQKGKTERKSHQED, translated from the exons ATGACCACGCACAGACCCACCAGAGACCAG CCGCAGGTCAGCGACAGCGCTGGAAACCGCAAGTTCAAGTGCAATGAGTGTGGAAAAGCTTTCAAGTACAAACACCACCTGAAGGAGCATCTGCGTATTCACAGCG GTGAGAAGCCTTACGAGTGCTCAAACTGCAAGAAGCGGTTCTCCCACTCCGGCTCCTACAGCTCACACATCAGCAGCAAGAAATGCATCGGCTTGATCGCTGTAAACGGACGAGTGCGCAATGGGAACAAACCCGGCTCCTCCCCAAACTCCACAGCCTCGTCGCCAGGAAGCCCGGCCTTCGCGCAGCTCCGCCACAAACTTGAAAATGGGCACCTGCTCAGCCATCCAGACCAACAGGGTCAACTGGACCTCAAAGCCGAGCCGATGGACTTCAGCGAGTACCGGCTGCTGATGGCTGCTCAGCACGGGTTTGGGGGATCTGGGATCTACCTGAGCAGTCGTGGTGAAAGCCCGGTGGGAATCCATGGCTCCTCACAGAGCCCCCTTCATCATCTCGGAGGCCTTGGGCTGGACCTCCCACAGCTGGGCTTATCGGGGTCCTTTGCGAACAACTTTAGTGAGGTGCAGAAGGTGCTTCAGATTGTGGACAATACAGTTTGTAGGCAGAAGGTGGATGGCAACCCGGAGGAGATCTCCAAGCTCAGGGCCTACATGAAGGAGTTGGGGGcccagatggaggagcagaagctGGCCCAGGCCAGTTTTCAGGCTGTGGGCAACGGCAGCCCTACAAAGAGCATCATCGACTACACACTTGAGAAGGTTAACGAGGCCAAGAGTCTGATCGACGACTCCAAGAGGCAGACTGACATTAAGAAGGAGAGGTTCAACCACTCCACCGATCATAGTGGGGAGGAGAAATCTCACAATGACCAAAACCAGTTCCTCCCCTTCTCCTGCCAGTACTGCATGGAGACCTTCGCCGGGCCAATCCCTCTGCATCAGCACGAGCGCTACCTGTGCAAAATGAACGAGGAGATAAAAGCCGTCCTGCAGCCTACGGACGGAAGGGAGGCGGCGCCCAGCACCAATGAGCGTGCCAATAGCCCCCTCAACCATTTCAAGGAACACGTGTCGGTGCTCAAGGCCTACTTTGCCATGAACACTGACCCCAATTCAGAGGAATTGCTCAAGATCTCAATTGCGGTCGGACTTCCTCCGGAGTTTGTCAAGGAGTGGTTCATCCAGTGGAAGAGCCAGAACCACTATGGAGCCAGTCTGAGGAAGAAATCGCCTCCTCCACTCAGCAGCAGCTTGGATATTAACCACAGCTTGAGCCGGACGCCAAAGTCCATTCAGACCGCAGATTCACACCAAGGCTTCGCTAACGGCGGCGCTTCCCACAGACTCACAAAGGCCATCAAGTTGACAGCTAACCGGCAGACAACAGCCGACAAACCACTAAACCCCTTAGACCACTTGAGAAGCAACACTCCGTCACCCCTCAacctctcctctgcttcctccaaGAAATCTCAGAGCAGCTGTTACACTCCCAATATCCTAGCTTCTGAGGAGTCACACAAGGATTCACCACTGGATCTGTCACTTCCCAAACACATGGCCCAGAAGCTAATGGCTGTACGGGAGAATCAACATAGACCAAACGGTTTCAGAATAGAGCGCGATGGAGGAGAACAGGTGTCCAGGCCAATGGATCTGATCCACATCAAGAAAGAAGTGTTGTACTCCGATGGTGGAGGAAACTCCATCCAGCACATGGAGAAGAGCACCAGTCCCATCTTTGGGATCAATCCATTTTCTGGCGGTCACGTCTACACCTCTCTGCCCCCTCACGGGGCCTTTCCTCCACCCACCTTCATGTCTGCTCCCCGGGCCTCCATCCCGGGCCTCAGACCCTACCCTGGCCTGGACCCGATCAGCTTTCTGCCACACATGGCCTACACCTATGCTAACGAGGCCGCCACGTGCGTCGaaatgcagcagaggagaaagtACGAACGGAAACAACATTTCCAG ggTGAGCTGCTGGATGCCACAGCGGACTATCTGTCGGGCCTGGATGACCTGACAGACAGCGAATCGCTGCTGtgcaggaagaagatgaagaagactgaaaGTGGTATGTACGCGTGTGACTTGTGCGACAAAACATTCCAGAAGACCAGTTCCCTCCTAAGACACAAATATGAGCACACAG ggaagCGTCCTCATCAGTGCCAGATCTGTAAGAAGGCCTTTAAGCACAAGCACCACCTCATTGAGCACTCACGCCTGCACTCTGGAGAGAAACCCTACCAGTGCGACAAGTGCGGGAAGCGCTTCTCCCACTCAGGCTCGTACTCGCAGCACATGAACCACCGTTACTCGTACTGCAAGAGGGAGGCCGAGGAGCGTGAGGCAGCTGAGAGGGAGGCAAGGGACAAGGGAGGACAAGAAGGAGGTCTGCAGGTGGAGCCCACCGAGTTGCCGTTGAAGAGCGCCTTCTTACAGGGTCTGGGCCCGCTAGGGTACTCTGATCCTGaggacctgcaggaggacagcggGACAATCCTGAGGGACGGCAGCGAGGATGAAGAacgggaggagagggaagacaAAAAGATGTACAAGGAGGTGACAGACAGACGGGAGGCCGGTTTCAcggaagaagaggaagtggaggaagaaggagacagCAGGAGGGACAAGGGCAAAGACAGAATACAGCTGATGGAGCAGAGCTCACAAAAAgggaagacagagagaaagtcACACCAGGAGGACTGA
- the zeb2a gene encoding zinc finger E-box-binding homeobox 2a isoform X2 — MTTHRPTRDQPQVSDSAGNRKFKCNECGKAFKYKHHLKEHLRIHSGEKPYECSNCKKRFSHSGSYSSHISSKKCIGLIAVNGRVRNGNKPGSSPNSTASSPGSPAFAQLRHKLENGHLLSHPDQQGQLDLKAEPMDFSEYRLLMAAQHGFGGSGIYLSSRGESPVGIHGSSQSPLHHLGGLGLDLPQLGLSGSFANNFSEVQKVLQIVDNTVCRQKVDGNPEEISKLRAYMKELGAQMEEQKLAQASFQAVGNGSPTKSIIDYTLEKVNEAKSLIDDSKRQTDIKKERFNHSTDHSGEEKSHNDQNQFLPFSCQYCMETFAGPIPLHQHERYLCKMNEEIKAVLQPTDGREAAPSTNERANSPLNHFKEHVSVLKAYFAMNTDPNSEELLKISIAVGLPPEFVKEWFIQWKSQNHYGASLRKKSPPPLSSSLDINHSLSRTPKSIQTADSHQGFANGGASHRLTKAIKLTANRQTTADKPLNPLDHLRSNTPSPLNLSSASSKKSQSSCYTPNILASEESHKDSPLDLSLPKHMAQKLMAVRENQHRPNGFRIERDGGEQVSRPMDLIHIKKEVLYSDGGGNSIQHMEKSTSPIFGINPFSGGHVYTSLPPHGAFPPPTFMSAPRASIPGLRPYPGLDPISFLPHMAYTYANEAATCVEMQQRRKYERKQHFQGELLDATADYLSGLDDLTDSESLLCRKKMKKTESGKRPHQCQICKKAFKHKHHLIEHSRLHSGEKPYQCDKCGKRFSHSGSYSQHMNHRYSYCKREAEEREAAEREARDKGGQEGGLQVEPTELPLKSAFLQGLGPLGYSDPEDLQEDSGTILRDGSEDEEREEREDKKMYKEVTDRREAGFTEEEEVEEEGDSRRDKGKDRIQLMEQSSQKGKTERKSHQED; from the exons ATGACCACGCACAGACCCACCAGAGACCAG CCGCAGGTCAGCGACAGCGCTGGAAACCGCAAGTTCAAGTGCAATGAGTGTGGAAAAGCTTTCAAGTACAAACACCACCTGAAGGAGCATCTGCGTATTCACAGCG GTGAGAAGCCTTACGAGTGCTCAAACTGCAAGAAGCGGTTCTCCCACTCCGGCTCCTACAGCTCACACATCAGCAGCAAGAAATGCATCGGCTTGATCGCTGTAAACGGACGAGTGCGCAATGGGAACAAACCCGGCTCCTCCCCAAACTCCACAGCCTCGTCGCCAGGAAGCCCGGCCTTCGCGCAGCTCCGCCACAAACTTGAAAATGGGCACCTGCTCAGCCATCCAGACCAACAGGGTCAACTGGACCTCAAAGCCGAGCCGATGGACTTCAGCGAGTACCGGCTGCTGATGGCTGCTCAGCACGGGTTTGGGGGATCTGGGATCTACCTGAGCAGTCGTGGTGAAAGCCCGGTGGGAATCCATGGCTCCTCACAGAGCCCCCTTCATCATCTCGGAGGCCTTGGGCTGGACCTCCCACAGCTGGGCTTATCGGGGTCCTTTGCGAACAACTTTAGTGAGGTGCAGAAGGTGCTTCAGATTGTGGACAATACAGTTTGTAGGCAGAAGGTGGATGGCAACCCGGAGGAGATCTCCAAGCTCAGGGCCTACATGAAGGAGTTGGGGGcccagatggaggagcagaagctGGCCCAGGCCAGTTTTCAGGCTGTGGGCAACGGCAGCCCTACAAAGAGCATCATCGACTACACACTTGAGAAGGTTAACGAGGCCAAGAGTCTGATCGACGACTCCAAGAGGCAGACTGACATTAAGAAGGAGAGGTTCAACCACTCCACCGATCATAGTGGGGAGGAGAAATCTCACAATGACCAAAACCAGTTCCTCCCCTTCTCCTGCCAGTACTGCATGGAGACCTTCGCCGGGCCAATCCCTCTGCATCAGCACGAGCGCTACCTGTGCAAAATGAACGAGGAGATAAAAGCCGTCCTGCAGCCTACGGACGGAAGGGAGGCGGCGCCCAGCACCAATGAGCGTGCCAATAGCCCCCTCAACCATTTCAAGGAACACGTGTCGGTGCTCAAGGCCTACTTTGCCATGAACACTGACCCCAATTCAGAGGAATTGCTCAAGATCTCAATTGCGGTCGGACTTCCTCCGGAGTTTGTCAAGGAGTGGTTCATCCAGTGGAAGAGCCAGAACCACTATGGAGCCAGTCTGAGGAAGAAATCGCCTCCTCCACTCAGCAGCAGCTTGGATATTAACCACAGCTTGAGCCGGACGCCAAAGTCCATTCAGACCGCAGATTCACACCAAGGCTTCGCTAACGGCGGCGCTTCCCACAGACTCACAAAGGCCATCAAGTTGACAGCTAACCGGCAGACAACAGCCGACAAACCACTAAACCCCTTAGACCACTTGAGAAGCAACACTCCGTCACCCCTCAacctctcctctgcttcctccaaGAAATCTCAGAGCAGCTGTTACACTCCCAATATCCTAGCTTCTGAGGAGTCACACAAGGATTCACCACTGGATCTGTCACTTCCCAAACACATGGCCCAGAAGCTAATGGCTGTACGGGAGAATCAACATAGACCAAACGGTTTCAGAATAGAGCGCGATGGAGGAGAACAGGTGTCCAGGCCAATGGATCTGATCCACATCAAGAAAGAAGTGTTGTACTCCGATGGTGGAGGAAACTCCATCCAGCACATGGAGAAGAGCACCAGTCCCATCTTTGGGATCAATCCATTTTCTGGCGGTCACGTCTACACCTCTCTGCCCCCTCACGGGGCCTTTCCTCCACCCACCTTCATGTCTGCTCCCCGGGCCTCCATCCCGGGCCTCAGACCCTACCCTGGCCTGGACCCGATCAGCTTTCTGCCACACATGGCCTACACCTATGCTAACGAGGCCGCCACGTGCGTCGaaatgcagcagaggagaaagtACGAACGGAAACAACATTTCCAG ggTGAGCTGCTGGATGCCACAGCGGACTATCTGTCGGGCCTGGATGACCTGACAGACAGCGAATCGCTGCTGtgcaggaagaagatgaagaagactgaaaGTG ggaagCGTCCTCATCAGTGCCAGATCTGTAAGAAGGCCTTTAAGCACAAGCACCACCTCATTGAGCACTCACGCCTGCACTCTGGAGAGAAACCCTACCAGTGCGACAAGTGCGGGAAGCGCTTCTCCCACTCAGGCTCGTACTCGCAGCACATGAACCACCGTTACTCGTACTGCAAGAGGGAGGCCGAGGAGCGTGAGGCAGCTGAGAGGGAGGCAAGGGACAAGGGAGGACAAGAAGGAGGTCTGCAGGTGGAGCCCACCGAGTTGCCGTTGAAGAGCGCCTTCTTACAGGGTCTGGGCCCGCTAGGGTACTCTGATCCTGaggacctgcaggaggacagcggGACAATCCTGAGGGACGGCAGCGAGGATGAAGAacgggaggagagggaagacaAAAAGATGTACAAGGAGGTGACAGACAGACGGGAGGCCGGTTTCAcggaagaagaggaagtggaggaagaaggagacagCAGGAGGGACAAGGGCAAAGACAGAATACAGCTGATGGAGCAGAGCTCACAAAAAgggaagacagagagaaagtcACACCAGGAGGACTGA